The Marinitoga hydrogenitolerans DSM 16785 genome window below encodes:
- a CDS encoding family 1 glycosylhydrolase, producing the protein MEKNISFPKGFMWGNTFSSYQIEKVNNKTNWDLWQEKGHIKDGSNLSILNNININLFNEILKISKDLHLNSLSFSLEWAKIIPEMNFINYKKLESYKNFILNLKKSNIEPIVILNYYTLPIWFEERGGFNREENLKFFTDYVDIILNYIGNIVDYYITFFEPGKFIKNSIENIYPSKNIEKKDYIIKKLYDLHKETYVMIKKKNKFSKISLAKNIAYDEIDFRKYNLLKYMDFISISYDGDYNFDSSKPLQKDDIGKSINPDVLLDSLLKLKHFDKPILILSTGIADENDIYRSTFLIKTLTNLHKALEKKIKILGFHHKTIFDLFEWEYGFSAKYGLYEFDYENIKFHIRSSGKIYANIVQNNGILSYLEKYTQ; encoded by the coding sequence TTTTCTTCTTATCAAATTGAAAAAGTAAATAATAAAACTAATTGGGATTTATGGCAAGAAAAAGGTCATATAAAAGATGGTAGTAATTTGTCTATTTTAAATAATATTAATATAAATCTGTTTAACGAAATACTTAAAATCTCTAAAGATCTACATTTAAATTCATTATCTTTTTCATTAGAATGGGCGAAAATTATACCTGAAATGAATTTTATTAATTATAAAAAATTGGAAAGTTATAAAAATTTTATTCTAAATTTGAAAAAAAGCAATATAGAACCTATAGTTATTTTAAATTACTACACCTTACCTATATGGTTTGAAGAACGTGGTGGTTTTAATAGAGAAGAAAATCTGAAATTTTTTACTGATTATGTTGATATTATCCTTAATTATATTGGAAATATTGTGGATTACTATATAACTTTTTTTGAACCTGGAAAATTTATTAAAAATAGTATTGAAAATATTTATCCCTCAAAGAATATCGAAAAAAAAGATTACATCATAAAAAAATTATATGATTTACACAAAGAAACATATGTAATGATAAAAAAGAAAAATAAATTCTCTAAAATATCGTTAGCAAAAAATATAGCATATGATGAAATTGATTTTAGAAAATATAATTTACTAAAATATATGGATTTCATTTCTATAAGTTATGATGGTGATTATAATTTTGATTCATCTAAACCTCTTCAAAAAGATGATATTGGAAAATCCATTAACCCTGATGTTTTATTAGATAGCTTGCTTAAATTAAAACACTTTGATAAACCAATTTTAATATTATCAACAGGAATTGCTGACGAAAATGATATATATAGATCTACATTTTTAATAAAAACTTTAACTAATTTACATAAAGCCTTAGAAAAAAAGATTAAAATTCTTGGATTTCATCATAAAACAATTTTTGATCTTTTTGAATGGGAATATGGTTTTTCTGCTAAATATGGTCTCTATGAATTCGACTACGAAAATATCAAATTCCATATTAGATCCAGTGGAAAAATATATGCTAATATTGTACAAAATAATGGCATTTTATCTTATCTGGAAAAATATACACAATAA